The DNA region AATAGGAAAATAAGAGCATTCTAAGATATGCTGGACAAATCCATTTCAGCATGGGAAAATTCCCGTCAATTAAAACTTTAAGCATAGGAGCCGGTATGAGCAATAATAAAGAAATAAGCAAAAGACAGGCGCGCAAGCAGCAGGTACGCCGCAAAGAGCAGCGTTCGCGTCTATTGGGTATTGGATTGGTAACGGCAGGGGCACTTTTCATTGCCTTTTTATTCATTTATCCGAATGTGCGACCAATCGGTGAGATCGTGTCTGCGCCTGAGGTTGAGCGCGGGATCGTTGATTTCAATACGGCGGGCGATCCGAACGCTCCGATCAAGATCGAGGAATATTCGGATTACCAATGTCCTTACTGCCGCATTTTCTTTGAGAATACTGAAGATGCCTTGACCCAGAGTTATATTGCCAACGGGACAGTTCATTTCGTTTATCGTTCATTTGGCTCGTTCATTGGCGCAGAATCAGGCAGGGCGGCGGAAGCCTCCTACTGTGCGGGCGATCAGGATAAATTCTGGGATATGCACGATATAATTTTTGCCAACCAGACCGGCGAAAATGCTGGATCCTACACGGATCGCCGCCTGACTGCATTTGCCGAGGAGATCGGTCTCGATATGGATGAGTTCGGCTCCTGTTTCAATGGTGGAAAATACGCAGACCGTGTAGAAGAAGATTTCAAGGATGGGGTTGAAGCTGGTATCCGCGCTACGCCTTCCTTCGTTATGACCTATACCGTCAATGGCGAGACGAAGACAAGAGTGATCGAAGGTGCCCAGCCTTTCGATGTCTTCCAGCAGGAGATCGAAGCTGCCCTGGCGGAGATTGGTCAATAATCTGCGAATATTTCAATGATAAAAAAGACGCTGCTTGAGCAGCGTCTTTTTTGATTCTGATATTGGCAGGGATTATTACTTTATCGAACTTTGGCGGTTTACGATGCCTTGCTGCCAGGCATATACTGCAACTTGGGTGCGGTCTGCCAGATGTAATTTGCTGAGAATATTACTGACATGTCCTTTTACTGTGTTCTCGCTGATCACCAGTTTTTCTGCGATCTGACTGTTGGAGAGTCCGTTTGCGATGAGTTTCAACACATCCGTTTCACGATCGGTCAATTCCGTGAACAGGGGCTGTTCCTCGCTGTTTTCACTGCGGATATTTTGCAAGACCCGTGCGGCTACACGTGGATGTAATGTCACCTCGCCGTGGACTGCGCGGTGCAGAACCTCCACAAGTTTATCCATTTTCATATCTTTCAGAATATAGGAAATTGCCCCCGCCTTCAAAGCTGGGAAGATATGGATATCTTCATGGTAGGAGGTAAGTACCACCACTTGTGAGCGCGGACTGATTTGCTTTATCCGCCGTGTTGTCTCGATCCCGTCCATGCCGGGCAAGATCAAATCCAATAACACGATTTCGGGGATCAATTCGGATACCATCTCCAATGCTTCTTCGCCGGAGGCTGCTTCGCCGATGACGTGAAAATCGGACAAATTTTCAAGATAGGAGCGAATCCCATTGCGGACTACCTCATGGTCATCCACGATTAAGATGCTGGTGCGGTGTTGCTTCATGTTTCACTGCCTCCATTATTTTTTATCGGTACTTGCGCGATCAGGCAGGTCCCCTGTCCCGGGGTGCTTTGTATTTGTACGGTCCCACGCAGGCTGCCGATCCGGTCGCGCATGGAGCGGAAGCCAAGCCCCTTGGCTTTTTGATTCATATCGAAACCGCAGCCATTGTCAGCAATGGTGACTTGCAGGGAGTCTGTGTGATAGATAAGGGAAATATCCACCCGGCTGGCTTTACTGTGACGTGCAACATTCGCCAACGCTTCCTGAACCAGCCGATAGATGGCTTGCTCCAACTCCAGCGGGAGTTGACGATCGTTCAGGATGGTCAGGTTGGAGGTGATGTCGTTGCGGTTTTCCCATTCAAAGATATATTCCCGCAGCGTGGTCTGAAGTCCCTTTTCCTGCAAGGCGATGGGATAGATCTCCTGAATTAGGAAGTTCAATTCCTGAATGACCTCATAGATCAGCGTCTCCGCCTCGTTCAGGTTTGGAGCGATCTCTCCGTTTTTGGATCTGACCAATCCGTTGACGGTTCCCAACTGGGCGAGCGCTGCAAACGCCTTTTGTTTTGCGCTGTCGTGCAGGTCGCGCGCGAGGCGGTTTCGTTCCTCCATGACAGCCAGGTCCTTGGTTTGCTCGAACAACTGCATGTTGGCTATGGATAATGATGCGCGGTTCACGAGCGCGGTAAATAGACGGACGGCATCTTTGTTGAGCGCGTCGGGACGGGTATATGCCACATTGAAGATCGCGACCACTTTGCCATCTATGATGATTG from Anaerolineales bacterium includes:
- a CDS encoding thioredoxin domain-containing protein, with product MGKFPSIKTLSIGAGMSNNKEISKRQARKQQVRRKEQRSRLLGIGLVTAGALFIAFLFIYPNVRPIGEIVSAPEVERGIVDFNTAGDPNAPIKIEEYSDYQCPYCRIFFENTEDALTQSYIANGTVHFVYRSFGSFIGAESGRAAEASYCAGDQDKFWDMHDIIFANQTGENAGSYTDRRLTAFAEEIGLDMDEFGSCFNGGKYADRVEEDFKDGVEAGIRATPSFVMTYTVNGETKTRVIEGAQPFDVFQQEIEAALAEIGQ
- a CDS encoding response regulator transcription factor; its protein translation is MKQHRTSILIVDDHEVVRNGIRSYLENLSDFHVIGEAASGEEALEMVSELIPEIVLLDLILPGMDGIETTRRIKQISPRSQVVVLTSYHEDIHIFPALKAGAISYILKDMKMDKLVEVLHRAVHGEVTLHPRVAARVLQNIRSENSEEQPLFTELTDRETDVLKLIANGLSNSQIAEKLVISENTVKGHVSNILSKLHLADRTQVAVYAWQQGIVNRQSSIK